The proteins below are encoded in one region of Streptomyces sp. NBC_00490:
- a CDS encoding GNAT family N-acetyltransferase, protein MNIRRVSFDHPDAVKLNDQVQAEYAARYGDDGDATHMDPVHFEPPNGAYLIAYDESDAPVATGGWRVQDANEEGNRDGDAEVKRMYVIEQARGRGLARRILAALEEDARAAGRIRMVLETGDKQPEAIALYTSSGYEPCEKFGYYRHHEASRCFAKTL, encoded by the coding sequence ATGAATATCCGTCGCGTCTCCTTCGACCACCCCGACGCCGTGAAGCTCAACGACCAGGTCCAGGCCGAGTACGCCGCCCGCTACGGCGACGACGGCGACGCCACGCACATGGACCCGGTCCACTTCGAGCCACCGAACGGCGCGTACCTCATCGCCTACGACGAGAGCGACGCCCCCGTCGCCACGGGCGGCTGGCGTGTCCAGGACGCCAACGAGGAGGGCAACCGCGACGGCGACGCCGAGGTCAAGCGGATGTACGTCATAGAGCAGGCGCGGGGCAGAGGGCTCGCCCGGCGCATATTGGCGGCGCTGGAGGAGGACGCCCGGGCGGCGGGCCGGATCCGCATGGTCCTGGAGACCGGCGACAAGCAGCCGGAGGCCATCGCGCTGTACACCTCCAGCGGCTACGAGCCGTGCGAGAAGTTCGGCTACTACCGGCACCACGAGGCGAGCCGCTGCTTCGCGAAGACCCTCTGA
- a CDS encoding SDR family oxidoreductase — protein sequence MSRVSLEGQVAVVTGAARGVGELLARKLSARGAKVALVGLEPDALKQVCERLHTDSGHWYADVTDHEAMAQVAREVKERFGKVDIVVANAGVASGGPFVDSDPEAWRRVIEVNLIGSAVTARAFLPVLMESRGYLLQIASLAAITPAPMMTAYCASKSGVEAFAHSLRAEVAYKGVRVGVGYLSWTDTDMVRGADQDDVMRELRQRLPWPANKTYPLGPAVDRIVAGIERRSSHVYGQGWLRGMQGVRGYLPGLIGTVGQREMRRFGDRLAGVRSGLVGAGGAADEEARATRRN from the coding sequence ATGAGCAGGGTCAGCCTCGAAGGACAGGTCGCCGTCGTCACCGGAGCGGCACGCGGTGTCGGCGAGCTGCTCGCCCGCAAGCTGTCCGCGCGCGGGGCGAAGGTGGCGCTGGTCGGCCTGGAGCCGGACGCCCTCAAGCAGGTCTGCGAGCGGCTGCACACCGACAGCGGTCACTGGTACGCCGATGTCACCGACCACGAGGCGATGGCGCAGGTCGCGCGGGAGGTGAAGGAGCGGTTCGGGAAGGTCGACATCGTGGTGGCCAACGCCGGTGTGGCCAGCGGCGGCCCCTTCGTCGACTCCGATCCGGAGGCCTGGCGGCGGGTGATCGAGGTGAACCTGATCGGGTCCGCGGTGACCGCCCGTGCCTTCCTGCCGGTGCTGATGGAGAGCCGGGGGTATCTGCTCCAGATCGCCTCGCTGGCCGCCATCACTCCGGCGCCGATGATGACCGCCTACTGCGCGTCCAAGTCCGGCGTGGAGGCGTTCGCGCACAGTCTGCGGGCCGAGGTCGCGTACAAGGGCGTGCGGGTGGGCGTCGGGTATCTGTCGTGGACCGACACCGACATGGTGCGCGGGGCCGATCAGGACGACGTCATGCGGGAGTTGCGGCAGCGGCTGCCGTGGCCGGCCAACAAGACGTATCCGCTGGGCCCGGCGGTCGACCGGATCGTGGCCGGCATCGAGCGGCGGTCCAGCCATGTGTACGGGCAGGGGTGGCTGCGCGGGATGCAGGGGGTGCGCGGGTATCTGCCGGGGCTCATCGGGACGGTCGGGCAGCGGGAGATGCGGCGGTTCGGGGACCGGTTGGCGGGGGTCCGTTCGGGGCTCGTCGGTGCAGGTGGGGCGGCTGATGAGGAGGCGCGCGCTACGCGCCGTAACTGA
- a CDS encoding response regulator transcription factor has protein sequence MPADRALRIVLAEDSVLLRDGLVGLLTRFGYEVVAAVGDADALLAAAAEHTPDVVVTDVRMPPGFQDEGLHAAVKLREERPGLPVLVLSQYVQRAYAAELLDSGDGTGVGYLLKDRVGQVEEFVDALREVAAGGTVVDPEVVRQLLRRRRDPLARLSPREREVLGLIAEGKSNGAIAKALVVSDAAVGKHIGSILTKLDLPPADDTHRRVLAVLAYLRS, from the coding sequence TTGCCGGCCGACCGAGCCCTGCGCATAGTCCTCGCCGAGGACAGCGTGCTGCTGCGCGACGGACTCGTCGGGCTGCTCACACGGTTCGGGTACGAGGTCGTCGCGGCCGTCGGCGACGCGGACGCGCTCCTCGCGGCAGCCGCCGAGCACACACCCGACGTGGTCGTGACGGACGTCCGGATGCCGCCCGGCTTCCAGGACGAGGGACTGCACGCGGCCGTGAAACTGCGCGAGGAGCGGCCCGGACTGCCGGTCCTGGTGCTCAGCCAGTACGTGCAGCGGGCGTACGCCGCCGAGCTCCTCGACTCCGGCGACGGGACCGGCGTCGGCTATCTGCTCAAGGACCGGGTGGGCCAGGTCGAGGAGTTCGTGGACGCCCTGCGGGAGGTCGCGGCCGGTGGCACGGTCGTGGACCCCGAGGTCGTACGACAGCTGCTGCGCCGCCGCCGGGATCCGCTCGCCCGGCTCAGCCCGCGCGAGCGGGAGGTGCTGGGGCTGATAGCCGAGGGGAAGTCGAACGGCGCGATCGCCAAGGCGCTGGTGGTGTCGGACGCGGCCGTGGGCAAGCACATCGGCTCGATCCTCACGAAGCTGGACCTGCCGCCGGCGGACGACACCCACCGGCGGGTGCTGGCGGTGCTCGCGTACCTCAGAAGCTGA
- a CDS encoding exodeoxyribonuclease III, which produces MLTVTSVNVNGLRAAAKKGFVEWLADTSADVLCLQEVRAEPQQLPEEVRTPDGWHVVHAPAAAKGRAGVSLYTRREPDRVRIGFGSSEFDTSGRYVEADLPGVTVASLYLPSGEVGTERQDEKIRFMDEFLAYLKDLRERAAADGREVVVCGDWNIAHQPADLKNWRANQKNSGFLPEEREWLTRVFDAADGGYVDVVRALHPDVEGPYSWWSYRGRAFDNDSGWRIDLAVATPGLAGRAVKAYVERAATHAERWSDHAPVTVVFDM; this is translated from the coding sequence GTGCTCACTGTGACCTCTGTGAATGTGAACGGACTGCGCGCCGCCGCGAAGAAGGGCTTCGTGGAGTGGCTCGCGGACACCTCCGCCGATGTGCTCTGCCTCCAGGAGGTGCGTGCCGAGCCGCAGCAGCTGCCCGAGGAGGTCCGCACGCCCGACGGCTGGCATGTGGTGCACGCGCCCGCCGCCGCCAAGGGCCGCGCCGGCGTCTCCCTCTACACCCGCCGCGAGCCGGACCGCGTCCGGATCGGCTTCGGCTCGTCGGAGTTCGACACCAGCGGCCGCTACGTCGAGGCCGACCTCCCCGGCGTCACCGTCGCCTCCCTCTACCTCCCCTCCGGCGAGGTCGGCACCGAGCGCCAGGACGAGAAGATCCGCTTCATGGACGAGTTCCTGGCGTATCTCAAGGACCTGCGCGAGCGCGCCGCCGCCGACGGCCGCGAGGTCGTCGTCTGCGGCGACTGGAACATCGCCCACCAGCCCGCCGACCTCAAGAACTGGCGCGCCAACCAGAAGAACTCCGGGTTCCTGCCGGAGGAGCGGGAGTGGCTGACACGGGTCTTCGACGCGGCCGACGGGGGATACGTCGATGTCGTGCGGGCATTGCATCCCGATGTCGAGGGGCCGTACTCGTGGTGGTCGTATCGGGGGCGGGCCTTTGACAACGATTCAGGTTGGAGAATTGATCTTGCCGTGGCGACGCCCGGGCTTGCGGGCCGGGCTGTGAAGGCATACGTCGAGAGGGCCGCCACTCATGCTGAACGGTGGTCGGACCATGCTCCTGTGACGGTCGTCTTCGACATGTGA
- a CDS encoding ABC transporter ATP-binding protein gives MTDHAIRLTSVIRRYGEGDGGVTALDGVSLGFGPGTFTAVMGPSGSGKSTLLQCAAGLDRPTSGSVRVGGTELTGLSERRLTLLRRERIGFVFQSYNLLPSLTAEQNVLLPLRLAGRRVSKARAREALRRVGLGERARHRPAQLSGGQQQRVALARALITRPDVLFADEPTGALDSATGREVLALLRSLVDSEDRTIVMVTHDPVAASYADRVVFLVDGHVHGEVTGASAGEIAARMTSLETAAPADGSQAGASEVVPC, from the coding sequence ATGACAGACCACGCGATCCGACTGACCTCCGTCATCAGACGGTACGGCGAGGGCGACGGCGGGGTGACCGCGCTCGACGGCGTCTCGCTCGGCTTCGGACCGGGCACGTTCACCGCCGTCATGGGGCCGTCCGGCTCCGGCAAGTCGACGCTGCTGCAGTGCGCGGCCGGGCTGGACCGGCCCACATCGGGCTCGGTGCGGGTCGGCGGCACGGAACTGACGGGGCTGAGCGAACGACGGCTGACCCTGCTGCGCCGCGAACGCATCGGCTTCGTCTTCCAGTCGTACAACCTCCTGCCCTCCCTGACCGCCGAACAGAACGTCCTCCTGCCGCTGCGGCTGGCGGGCCGGCGGGTGTCGAAGGCACGCGCGCGTGAGGCGTTGCGGCGGGTGGGGCTCGGTGAACGGGCCCGGCACCGGCCCGCCCAGCTGTCCGGCGGCCAGCAGCAGCGCGTCGCCCTGGCCCGCGCGCTGATCACCCGCCCCGACGTGCTGTTCGCGGACGAGCCGACGGGCGCGCTGGACTCCGCCACCGGGCGGGAGGTGCTGGCCCTGCTGCGCTCCCTGGTCGACAGCGAGGACCGCACGATCGTGATGGTCACGCATGATCCGGTGGCCGCGTCGTACGCCGACCGCGTGGTCTTCCTGGTCGACGGGCATGTGCACGGCGAGGTAACGGGGGCGTCGGCGGGGGAGATCGCGGCGCGTATGACGTCGCTGGAGACGGCGGCGCCGGCGGACGGCTCGCAGGCCGGTGCCTCGGAGGTCGTCCCGTGCTGA
- a CDS encoding flavin-containing monooxygenase, translating to MTEHEHVRVAVIGSGFGGLGAAVRLRREGVTDFVVLERAGSVGGTWRDNSYPGCACDVPSHLYSFSFAPNPDWPRTFSGQEHIRAYLEHVADVFRLRPHLRFDSEVKMMTWDADRLCWDIETSSGRLSADLVVSATGPLSDPKTPDIPGLDSFPGKVFHSARWDHDYDLRGKRVAMVGTGASAIQIVPAVQPEVAQLTLFQRTPPWVMPRVDRSITGFERRLHQQLPFTTHARRGLLWGIRELQVQAFTKRPNELGLVEKLAKSNMARAIKDPALRAKLTPDYRIGCKRILLSSTYYPALAQPNVDVVASGLSEVRGSTVVAADGSEAEVDAIIFGTGFHVTDMPIADRVVGADGRTLAEAWKGGMEALRGASAAGFPNWMTIIGPNTGLGNSSMILMIESQLNYLADFVRQLDVLGGRAALDARPSAVHAWNRRVQERMKRTVWNTGGCTSWYLDAGGRNTTIWPGTTTEFRRATRRVDLAEYEVLRGRDAKAIKEDQQGKQGTQGEQGKGDKEEVNA from the coding sequence ATGACCGAGCACGAGCATGTGCGGGTGGCGGTGATCGGGTCCGGGTTCGGGGGGCTCGGGGCCGCCGTGCGGCTGCGGCGCGAAGGTGTGACCGACTTCGTCGTCCTGGAACGGGCCGGCAGCGTCGGGGGCACCTGGCGGGACAACAGTTACCCGGGGTGCGCCTGTGACGTACCGTCCCATCTCTACTCCTTCTCCTTCGCGCCCAATCCCGACTGGCCGCGCACCTTCTCCGGGCAGGAGCACATCCGGGCCTATCTGGAGCACGTCGCCGACGTCTTCCGGCTCCGCCCCCACCTCCGCTTCGACTCCGAGGTCAAGATGATGACCTGGGACGCGGACCGGCTGTGCTGGGACATCGAGACCAGCAGCGGACGGCTCTCCGCCGACCTCGTCGTCTCCGCCACCGGGCCGCTGTCCGACCCGAAGACCCCCGACATCCCGGGCCTGGACTCCTTCCCCGGCAAGGTCTTCCACTCCGCCCGCTGGGACCACGACTACGACCTGCGCGGCAAGCGGGTCGCGATGGTCGGGACGGGGGCCTCCGCGATCCAGATCGTGCCCGCCGTCCAGCCCGAGGTCGCCCAGCTGACCCTCTTCCAGCGCACCCCGCCCTGGGTCATGCCGCGCGTCGACCGGTCCATCACCGGCTTCGAGCGCCGGCTGCACCAGCAGCTGCCCTTCACCACCCACGCCCGCCGCGGACTCCTGTGGGGCATCCGGGAGTTGCAGGTCCAGGCCTTCACCAAGCGGCCCAACGAGCTCGGGCTGGTCGAGAAGCTGGCCAAGAGCAACATGGCCCGCGCCATCAAGGACCCGGCACTGCGGGCCAAGCTGACCCCCGACTACCGCATCGGCTGCAAGCGGATCCTGCTGAGCAGTACGTACTATCCGGCGCTCGCCCAGCCCAACGTGGACGTGGTCGCCAGCGGGCTGAGCGAGGTCCGCGGCTCCACCGTCGTCGCCGCCGACGGCAGCGAGGCCGAGGTCGACGCGATCATCTTCGGGACCGGCTTCCATGTCACCGACATGCCGATCGCCGACCGGGTGGTGGGGGCGGACGGACGCACCCTCGCCGAGGCCTGGAAGGGCGGGATGGAGGCTCTGCGCGGCGCCTCCGCCGCCGGCTTCCCCAACTGGATGACGATCATCGGGCCCAACACCGGCCTCGGGAACTCCTCGATGATCCTGATGATCGAGTCCCAGCTGAACTACCTGGCCGACTTCGTCCGACAGCTCGACGTCCTCGGCGGCCGCGCCGCCCTCGACGCCCGGCCGAGCGCCGTGCACGCCTGGAACCGGCGGGTGCAGGAGCGCATGAAGCGCACGGTGTGGAACACCGGCGGCTGCACCAGCTGGTACCTCGACGCGGGCGGCCGCAACACCACCATCTGGCCGGGGACCACGACCGAGTTCCGGCGCGCGACGCGGCGCGTGGACCTCGCCGAGTACGAGGTGCTCCGCGGCAGGGACGCCAAGGCGATCAAGGAAGACCAGCAGGGCAAGCAAGGCACGCAAGGCGAGCAGGGCAAGGGCGACAAGGAAGAGGTGAACGCGTGA
- a CDS encoding alpha/beta fold hydrolase yields the protein MSRLLHVSSGPYAPPVPARELTAVSADGAPLHVEVHGAENAPPVVLAHGWTCSTAFWAAQIRDLAVDHRVIAYDQRGHGRSPASPACSTEALADDFEAVLKATLAPGEKAVIAGHSMGGMTVMAAADRAAFREHAAAVLLCSTGSSRLVAESTVVPMRPGRLRTWLTKHILGSRAPLGPVTPLARRILKYGTMGPGSAPHMVEACARIVHACPRTVRYSWSHVLDLLDLDHGVRSLEVPTAVVVGTADRLTPPVHARSLVAALPRCVGVTELPGVGHMTPVEAPELVTGKIRDLVTTYATIKEGA from the coding sequence GTGAGCCGGCTCCTGCACGTCTCCTCCGGGCCCTACGCCCCACCCGTCCCCGCCCGTGAGCTGACCGCCGTCTCCGCCGACGGCGCCCCTCTGCACGTCGAGGTGCACGGGGCCGAGAACGCGCCCCCCGTCGTCCTCGCGCACGGCTGGACCTGCTCGACCGCCTTCTGGGCGGCGCAGATACGCGACCTCGCCGTCGACCACCGGGTCATCGCCTACGACCAGCGCGGCCACGGACGCAGCCCGGCGAGCCCGGCATGCAGCACCGAGGCCCTCGCCGACGACTTCGAAGCCGTACTGAAGGCGACTCTCGCACCCGGCGAGAAGGCCGTGATCGCCGGTCACTCCATGGGCGGGATGACGGTGATGGCGGCGGCCGACAGGGCGGCCTTCCGGGAGCACGCCGCCGCCGTCCTGCTGTGCAGCACCGGTTCCTCGCGGCTGGTCGCCGAGTCGACCGTCGTACCGATGCGGCCCGGACGGCTGCGGACCTGGCTGACCAAGCACATCCTCGGCTCGCGGGCGCCGCTCGGACCGGTCACTCCGCTTGCGCGGCGGATCCTCAAGTACGGCACGATGGGCCCCGGTTCGGCCCCGCACATGGTCGAGGCGTGCGCGCGGATCGTGCACGCGTGCCCGCGCACGGTGCGGTACTCCTGGTCGCACGTCCTCGATCTGCTCGACCTCGACCACGGGGTGCGGTCCCTGGAGGTGCCCACGGCCGTCGTCGTCGGTACGGCCGACCGGTTGACGCCGCCCGTGCACGCCCGTTCGCTGGTGGCGGCGCTGCCCCGCTGTGTCGGGGTCACCGAGCTGCCCGGCGTCGGGCACATGACGCCCGTGGAGGCGCCCGAGCTGGTCACCGGGAAGATCAGGGACCTTGTGACGACGTACGCAACGATCAAGGAGGGTGCATGA
- a CDS encoding recombinase family protein: MTSATTSPERQRSTIRLSTERLGFTLIAEASDLGVSARATSPFERPSLSSWLRRPQEYEAVVWSHVDRAVRSVAHMAELVAWGRQHARTLVFGMPETNHPIVVTPQADGSTIRRCMELAHDAEQEARTISNRLTSSHEALRAAGRYGGGLVPFGYRKAPHPSGGGWCLAPDPESAALVRAIIEDVHAGRSLVAIARRLNESGEPVPRDRHAQLQGRPMGGRRHGKDFERFRWTSGTLSKVLRSPSLIGHRTHGGQTVRHASGTPVLIGEPLLTDDEFEALQDALLARSNGTRSPRRSTTALLTGVAYCSGCDGRMYFTVRKGYPYGDYVCRATARGEVCPAPATMRSDWLEDYVLACYRLASATDSDVSRERLLGDGVRVTVGKGHSGGGPSRLSGPDTSRLIFTLGARP, from the coding sequence GTGACCAGCGCGACCACTTCGCCAGAGCGACAGCGGTCCACCATTCGGCTGTCCACCGAGAGGCTCGGCTTCACCCTGATTGCCGAGGCATCGGACTTGGGCGTCTCGGCCCGCGCGACATCGCCATTCGAGAGGCCTTCGTTGTCGTCCTGGCTCCGCCGGCCTCAGGAATACGAAGCCGTCGTGTGGTCACACGTGGACCGAGCCGTGCGCTCCGTGGCGCACATGGCCGAGTTGGTCGCCTGGGGTCGGCAGCACGCCAGAACACTCGTCTTCGGAATGCCGGAAACCAATCACCCGATCGTGGTGACTCCCCAGGCCGACGGTTCCACGATTCGCCGGTGCATGGAGCTGGCCCACGACGCAGAGCAAGAAGCTCGCACCATCTCGAACCGTCTGACGAGCAGCCACGAAGCACTGCGCGCAGCAGGTCGCTACGGCGGCGGGCTGGTCCCGTTCGGCTATCGGAAGGCACCCCACCCCTCGGGTGGCGGATGGTGTCTTGCTCCCGACCCGGAATCCGCCGCGCTCGTCCGCGCGATCATCGAGGACGTGCACGCGGGACGGTCACTGGTGGCCATCGCGCGTCGGCTGAACGAATCCGGCGAACCCGTGCCACGTGACCGCCATGCCCAGCTCCAAGGACGCCCGATGGGCGGTCGCCGCCATGGGAAGGACTTCGAGCGGTTCCGCTGGACCTCGGGCACATTGTCGAAGGTGCTGCGCAGCCCGTCGCTGATCGGTCACCGAACACATGGCGGACAGACAGTCCGCCACGCATCCGGGACTCCGGTCCTCATCGGCGAGCCACTACTGACAGACGACGAGTTCGAGGCGCTGCAGGACGCCCTTCTGGCACGCTCCAATGGAACCCGCAGTCCCAGGCGAAGTACGACCGCGCTACTGACCGGCGTCGCATACTGCTCAGGCTGTGACGGCCGCATGTACTTCACTGTGCGGAAGGGCTACCCGTACGGCGACTACGTGTGCCGCGCAACAGCACGCGGCGAGGTCTGCCCTGCTCCCGCGACGATGCGCTCCGACTGGCTCGAGGACTATGTGCTGGCCTGCTACCGCCTCGCGTCAGCGACAGACAGCGACGTTTCCCGCGAACGCCTCCTCGGCGACGGCGTCCGCGTCACCGTCGGAAAGGGACACTCCGGCGGTGGCCCCTCCCGGCTCTCCGGACCGGACACCTCCCGCTTGATCTTCACACTCGGCGCGCGCCCCTGA
- a CDS encoding MerR family transcriptional regulator, whose translation MTEKREYRMEELARLAGITPRTLRFYRERKLIPPPRREGRIAWYDDHHLARLRTIAALLERGHTLTGIAELAEALDHGRDVADLLGVATPTEEEPVRLTPEELAARFEGQVTTDNLAAALELGYLGTDGDEIVHISRRLLDVSSALVAEGIPLAEVLAAGRRVREHVDDLAEMFAELVLRHATENDMQRLRPLARSVVEAELSLALDRRLRKRD comes from the coding sequence GTGACCGAGAAGCGCGAGTACCGCATGGAGGAGTTGGCCCGCCTGGCCGGCATCACACCGCGCACCCTGCGCTTCTACCGCGAACGCAAACTGATCCCGCCGCCCCGCCGCGAGGGCCGTATCGCCTGGTACGACGACCACCACCTGGCCCGGCTGCGCACCATCGCCGCGCTCCTGGAACGCGGCCACACCCTCACCGGCATCGCGGAACTGGCGGAGGCCCTCGACCACGGCCGCGACGTCGCCGACCTCCTGGGCGTGGCCACCCCCACGGAGGAGGAACCGGTCCGCCTCACCCCCGAGGAACTCGCCGCCCGCTTCGAGGGCCAGGTCACCACGGACAACCTCGCCGCCGCCCTGGAGCTGGGCTACCTCGGCACCGACGGCGACGAGATCGTCCACATCAGCCGCCGCCTCCTCGACGTCTCCTCCGCCCTGGTCGCCGAGGGCATCCCCCTCGCCGAGGTCCTGGCAGCGGGCAGACGCGTCCGCGAGCACGTCGACGACCTGGCCGAGATGTTCGCCGAACTGGTCCTCCGCCACGCCACCGAGAACGACATGCAACGCCTGCGCCCCCTCGCGAGAAGCGTGGTGGAGGCGGAACTGTCACTGGCGCTGGACCGGCGGTTGCGCAAGCGGGACTAG
- a CDS encoding sensor histidine kinase — translation MTVWQALSRRGYLGSAWPWRSVAFLASGAVFGAVVLVVIVAGAVVGGATAVVLVGLPLLVLTALCGIPVAAAERWRLRLAGVGPVPLAGHRVPDAPGLTRWLTVRLKEAATWRELAYAVLLGLVLWPLDALVVAFAAGVPLFLLATPLLVAVDGEAKVVKLWTVDTWPAAFGAAAAGVPLLIVGAYALGLAAGARGEVAKALLGASGDSDRVTELVRSRVRLVDAFEAERRRIERDLHDGAQQRLVALTMTLGLARLDAPPGPLADQLAAAHGEAEKVLAELRELIHGIHPKVLADYGLEAAVADAADRSPVPVDVELDITGRLPQPVESAAYFVVCEALANVAKHSGASRAAVSGGHADGRLTLDIRDDGRGGASSANGTGLTGLADRVSVLDGRLSLSSPPGGPTLLRVEIPCRPTEPCA, via the coding sequence ATGACGGTGTGGCAGGCGCTGAGCAGGCGCGGATATCTGGGGTCGGCGTGGCCGTGGCGGTCGGTCGCGTTCCTGGCGAGCGGCGCGGTGTTCGGGGCGGTCGTGCTGGTGGTGATCGTCGCGGGGGCCGTCGTGGGCGGCGCCACGGCCGTCGTGCTCGTCGGACTGCCGCTGCTCGTGCTCACCGCGCTGTGCGGGATCCCCGTGGCCGCCGCCGAGCGGTGGCGGCTGCGGCTGGCGGGAGTGGGGCCGGTACCGCTCGCGGGGCACCGGGTGCCCGACGCGCCCGGGCTCACCAGGTGGCTCACCGTGCGCCTCAAAGAGGCCGCCACCTGGCGGGAGTTGGCGTACGCCGTGCTGCTCGGCCTGGTGCTGTGGCCGCTGGACGCGCTCGTGGTGGCCTTCGCCGCCGGGGTGCCGCTGTTCCTGCTGGCCACGCCGCTGCTGGTCGCCGTCGACGGCGAGGCGAAGGTCGTCAAGCTGTGGACGGTCGACACCTGGCCGGCCGCATTCGGGGCTGCGGCGGCCGGAGTGCCGCTGCTGATCGTGGGGGCGTACGCCCTCGGACTGGCCGCCGGGGCGCGCGGCGAGGTCGCGAAGGCCCTGCTCGGCGCCTCCGGGGACAGCGACCGGGTCACCGAACTCGTCCGCTCCCGCGTCCGGTTGGTGGACGCCTTCGAGGCGGAACGCCGCCGTATCGAACGCGACCTGCACGACGGCGCCCAGCAGCGCCTCGTCGCCCTCACCATGACGCTCGGCCTCGCCCGCCTGGACGCCCCGCCCGGCCCCCTCGCCGACCAGCTCGCCGCAGCGCACGGGGAGGCCGAGAAGGTGCTCGCGGAACTGCGCGAACTCATCCACGGCATCCACCCCAAGGTCCTCGCCGACTACGGACTGGAAGCCGCCGTCGCGGACGCGGCGGACCGCAGCCCGGTCCCGGTGGACGTGGAGTTGGACATCACCGGACGCCTGCCCCAACCCGTCGAGAGCGCCGCGTACTTCGTCGTCTGCGAGGCCCTCGCGAACGTGGCCAAGCACAGCGGGGCGAGTCGGGCTGCCGTCAGCGGCGGACATGCGGACGGACGGCTCACGCTGGACATCCGCGACGACGGACGCGGCGGCGCCTCCAGCGCGAACGGCACCGGGCTCACCGGTCTCGCCGACCGGGTGTCAGTGCTCGATGGCAGACTTTCCCTGTCCAGCCCGCCGGGTGGACCGACCCTGCTGCGAGTGGAGATCCCTTGCCGGCCGACCGAGCCCTGCGCATAG